The Vicia villosa cultivar HV-30 ecotype Madison, WI linkage group LG1, Vvil1.0, whole genome shotgun sequence genome includes a region encoding these proteins:
- the LOC131635677 gene encoding uncharacterized protein LOC131635677 isoform X4, giving the protein MGHKKRNSAPRSKNSPAASPVSQSPIGGAAAKGSTSPDSDATNVFDQNLSNPSKNELVLFQSEGSDFSAIKVECERALTTFRRGNHNRAMKLMKELCLKEEGSPYSAFVYRIHGFICFKVASIITDCSAKQRHLKHAVESARRAVELSPNSIEYAHFHATVILEAATEGKDYEDVVHECERGLAIENPNDPAKETLQDESEQKVSSLEDRILHVQAELRQLIQKSNIASLSSWMKNLGNGEDRFRLIPIRRATEDPMEVRLVQARRPNEIKKVTKTPEERRKEIEVRVAAARLLQQKSEAPQSPNEGERDDRALDLSSGSSQRTGERRRHMRKNGSTAERRKWVLSYWDSVSMDVKKDCLRIKISDIISHFGSSKETLPKDVLSEALFYAEANKTWKFWVCGICAEIFSNPEGHRQHVMQAHLQTLSPKMQRVLPQHVDNEWLEMILNFSWKPLDVSAAVKMIDYKANLKSSSIPEDYLAQGYNDCFKDSTISYHGKESLGYSFGNCTTERSKYYKIADSNAREGIADQQFMANPVTDCWPVSDDKERAKLLEKIHGVFEILIRHKCIAASHLHKVIQFSMGEIQGLAAGSELLKHDVDQTPMCICFLGASQLKKILQFLQEMSHACGLGRYADKSSSPKNDLHDIIQSPEIREKIVLNGDASCLLLDESLLTQFTPGTAQESVFEDMVTPSSPDGISDSSGAFLSWLYSSRSIGDQLSTWIRTKEDKICQGQEMVRTLDKEFYQLHSLCQKKCDRLAYEEALQTIEDLCLEEGKKRGNVGEFVQRSYESVLKRRREEIAESENEMAYTGNRFEMECISNVLQEAEAMNVNNQYCCDETYPGATSQICDLESGENDEWRMKDCLHQMDGCVEIAIQKLKEHASIEISKVDAEIIRCVSEVQQLELKLGHVSANDYRAILVPLVKVYLKALLEDLAEKYAREKSDAAGEAFLAELALDSKKIGKGGNESTRHVEKTKDKKKNKDHRKTRDLKATSGSIHPSLQPTTLDSDLVSPDSDFQDHEVISMDDADLEHHEEEFRRKIELEEEEKKLEETLELQRRIENEAKQKHLAEQQKKLSGTCVEEVSDKLQGCQLKPVVDGSDVQEYGRLPMQEQLGKENGSPNNLDVVTATNGSMAPTKYLADSAPPKISLLHKQADILNGTVPEKGLPLPDRRAAKKHKRSKNSSKMVDGKLEYISLEENENIEDKHTDYHMREQAKFHNSQDAKHLLENNGVKVMKELQVEDEEEERFQADLKMAVRQSLDTYQAHGNLPFVSSLRMPQRSSSQVDRSGLAPLEDSAKDVNGASLLGTGLMNEVGEYNCFLNVIIQSLWHLSRFRVEFLGKPVSEHAHVGNPCVVCALYEIFTALDLASKDSRREAVAPTSLRIALSNLYPESNFFQEAQMNDASEVLGVIFDCLHQSFTRGSDVSNAESVESNCTGSWDCAADSCIVHSHFGMNIFEQMNCYHCGLESRRLKYTSFFHNINANALRTMKAMFPESSLDKLLNLVERNHQLACDLEAEGCGKLNHIHHFLSAPPRVFMTVLGWQNTCESVDDITATLAALSTKIDISVLYRGLSPKSTHNLVSVVCYYGQHYHCFAYSHDHGHWIMYDDQTVKVIGGWADVLTMCERGHLQPQVLFFEAVN; this is encoded by the exons ATGGGACACAAAAAGCGAAACTCCGCGCCTCGTTCCAAGAATTCGCCGGCGGCTTCTCCGGTGTCTCAATCTCCCATCGGCGGAGCCGCCGCTAAAGGTTCCACTTCACCCGACTCCGATGCCACCAACGTTTTCGATCAGAATCTTTCTAACCCTAGCAAGAACGAATTGGTTCTTTTTCAATCTGAGGGTTCTGATTTCTCTGCGATTAAGGTAGAATGTGAGCGAGCCCTAACCACGTTTCGTCGTGGGAATCACAATAGGGCGATGAAGCTCATGAAGGAGTTGTGCTTGAAGGAGGAGGGTTCGCCTTACTCCGCTTTCGTTTATCGAATTCATGGATTTATATGTTTCAAGGTGGCTTCGATTATTACTGATTGTAGCGCTAAGCAGCGGCATTTGAAGCATGCTGTTGAATCGGCTAGGAGAGCTGTTGAGCTTTCGCCGAATTCGATTGAGTATGCACATTTCCATGCCACTGTGATATTGGAAGCAGCGACTGAGGGGAAGGATTATGAGGATGTGGTGCACGAGTGTGAGAGAGGGCTTGCTATTGAAAACCCAAATGATCCTGCTAAGGAGACGTTGCAGGATGAGAGCGAGCAGAAGGTGTCTAGTTTGGAAGACCGTATATTACATGTGCAGGCTGAGTTGAGGCAGCTGATTCAGAAGTCTAACATAGCTTCGCTGTCGTCTTGGATGAAAAATCTGGGTAATGGGGAAGACAGGTTTCGGTTGATTCCTATAAGGAGGGCTACGGAGGACCCTATGGAGGTTAGGTTAGTTCAGGCTAGAAGGCCAAATGAGATTAAGAAGGTTACCAAGACGCCCGaggaaagaagaaaagagattgaaGTTAGGGTAGCTGCTGCAAGACTGTTGCAGCAGAAGTCAGAGGCACCGCAGTCTCCGAATGAAGGAGAAAGGGATGACAGGGCATTGGATTTGTCTTCAGGGTCTAGTCAGAGGACAGGTGAGAGGCGTAGGCATATGAGAAAAAATGGCTCTACAGCCGAAAGGAGAAAGTGGGTGCTATCTTATTGGGATTCAGTGAGTATGGATGTGAAGAAGGACTGCCTTAGGATTAAAATATCTGATATCATCTCCCACTTTGGCTCTTCAAAGGAGACTCTGCCAAAAGATGTTTTATCAGAAGCTCTGTTTTATGCCGAAGCCAATAAAACATGGAAATTTTGGGTTTGTGGCATTTGTGCTGAGATCTTTTCCAATCCGGAAGGTCATAGGCAGCATGTTATGCAGGCACACCTTCAGACTCTCTCTCCAAAAATGCAGAGAGTTTTGCCTCAACATGTTGACAATGAATGGCTTGAGATGATTCTTAATTTTTCCTGGAAGCCTTTGGATGTCTCAGCTGCAGTTAAAATGATTGACTATAAAGCAAATCTCAAAAGTTCATCTATTCCAGAGGATTATCTTGCTCAGGGCTACAATGACTGTTTTAAAGATTCAACCATCTCATACCATGGAAAGGAAAGTTTAGGATACAGTTTTGGTAATTGTACAACAGAAAGAAGCAAGTATTATAAAATTGCTGATAGTAATGCCAGAGAAGGCATTGCAGACCAACAGTTTATGGCAAATCCTGTTACTGATTGTTGGCCAGTATCTGATGACAAGGAGCGTGCAAAACTTCTAGAGAAAATCCATGGAGTATTTGAAATACTTATTAGACACAAATGTATTGCTGCTAGTCATCTTCACAAGGTCATACAATTTAGTATGGGTGAGATCCAAGGTCTTGCTGCTGGTTCTGAACTTCTAAAACATGATGTAGACCAAACACCAATGTGCATATGCTTTCTGGGAGCTTCACAACTTAAGAAAATTCTCCAATTTCTGCAGGAAATGTCTCATGCTTGTGGGTTGGGTAGATATGCTGATAAAAGTAGTAGTCCCAAGAATGATTTGCATGATATCATCCAGAGTCCCGAGATCAGAGAGAAAATTGTTCTCAATGGAGATGCATCATGCCTTCTCCTGGATGAGTCTCTACTTACACAATTCACTCCTGGTACAGCCCAGGAGTCTGTTTTTGAGGACATGGTCACCCCAAGTTCTCCTGATGGAATTTCAGACAGTAGTGGTGCTTTTCTGTCCTGGTTATATTCAAGTCGGTCTATTGGGGATCAATTGTCTACATGGATTCGGACCAAAGAAGATAAAATATGCCAAGGACAAGAAATGGTCCGGACACTTGACAAGGAGTTTTATCAATTACATAGTTTGTGTCAAAAGAAGTGTGACCGTTTAGCCTATGAGGAAGCACTACAGACAATTGAGGATCTTTGTCTTGAAGAAGGTAAGAAGAGGGGGAATGTGGGTGAATTTGTGCAGCGAAGCTATGAGTCTGTCTTAAAACGGCGGAGGGAAGAGATTGCTGAGAGTGAAAATGAAATGGCGTATACTGGAAATAGGTTTGAGATGGAATGTATATCAAATGTTTTGCAAGAAGCAGAAGCGATGaatgttaataatcaatattgcTGTGATGAAACTTATCCTGGCGCGACTTCTCAGATATGTGACTTAGAATCCGGTGAAAATGATGAATGGAGAATGAAGGACTGTTTGCATCAAATGGATGGTTGTGTAGAAATTGCTATTCAGAAACTTAAAGAGCACGCATCTATAGAG ATTAGCAAAGTTGACGCTGAAATAATAAGATGTGTTTCAGAGGTGCAGCAATTGGAACTCAAGCTTGGACATGTTTCTGCCAATGATTATCGAGCAATACTTGTGCCGCTGGTGAAGGTGTACCTAAAG GCACTTTTGGAAGATTTGGCTGAGAAATATGCTAGGGAGAAATCTGACGCAGCAGGTGAAGCATTTTTGGCTGAACTTGCTCTTGATTCCAAGAAGATTGGCAAAGGGGGAAATGAGAGCACTAGACATGTGGAGAAGAcaaaggataagaagaaaaataaagatcACAGAAAAACAAGAGATTTGAAG gCCACAAGTGGTTCTATCCATCCCTCGCTTCAGCCTACTACTCTAGA TTCTGATCTAGTATCACCTGATAGTGACTTTCAAGATCATGAGGTTATTTCCATGGATGATGCTGATTTGGAACACCACGAAGAGGAATTTAGACGTAAAATTGAACTTGAAGAGGAGGAAAAAAAGCTTGAAGAAACCTTGGAGCTTCAACGGAGGATTGAAAACGAGGCCAAACAGAAGCACCTTGCTGAGCAACAGAAGAAATTATCAGGTACATGTGTAGAGGAAGTGTCTGACAAACTTCAAGGTTGTCAATTGAAGCCTGTTGTCGACGGCTCAGATGTGCAAGAATATGGAAGACTACCTATGCAG GAACAGTTGGGAAAGGAGAATGGGAGCCCAAACAATCTGGACGTCGTTACCGCAACAAATGGTTCCATGGCGCCAACTAAATATTTGGCTGATTCAGCTCCCCCCAAAATTAGTCTTTTGCATAAACAAG CAGATATACTCAATGGAACTGTTCCAGAGAAGGGTCTACCTTTGCCTGATAGGCGTGCAGCAAAAAAACATAAGCGGAGTAAGAATTCGTCTAAAATGGTTGATGGAAAGTTGGAGTACATTTCATTGGAGGAAAATGAGAATATTGAGGATAAACATACTGACTATCACATGAGAGAGCAGGCTAAGTTTCATAACAGTCAAGATGCCAAACATT TGTTGGAAAACAATGGAGTAAAGGTGATGAAAGAATTGCAAGTAGAAGATGAGGAGGAGGAAAGATTCCAAGCTGATCTTAAAATGGCTGTTCGCCAAAGCCTAG ACACATATCAAGCACATGGAAATTTGCCTTTTGTTTCAAGTTTGAGGATGCCACAGAGATCTTCCTCACAGGTAGACCGTTCAGGTCTTGCACCTTTGGAAGATTCAGCTAAAGACGTGAATGGAGCTAGTTTACTTGGTACAGGACTGATGAATGAAGTGGGGGAATATAATTGTTTCCTTAATGTTATTATTCAG TCTTTGTGGCATTTAAGCCGCTTTCGGGTGGAATTTCTTGGCAAACCAGTATCAGAGCATGCTCATGTCGGTAATCCCTGTGTTGTCTGTGCCTTGTATGAAATATTTACCGCTCTAGACCTTGCTTCAAAGGATTCAAGGAGGGAAGCAGTTGCACCTACTTCCCTGCGGATAGCTCTAAGCAACCTATATCCAGAGAGTAACTTCTTCCAGGAG GCTCAGATGAATGATGCTTCCGAGGTACTGGGAGTAATATTTGACTGCCTTCATCAATCATTTACCCGTGGTTCAGATGTTTCTAATGCAGAATCAGTGGAAAGTAACTGCACAGGGTCTTGGGATTGTGCAGCTGATAGTTGTATAGTACATTCGCATTTTGGAATGAACATTTTTGAACAGATGAACTGCTACCATTGTGGTCTTGAGTCCAGACGTTTGAAGTATACTTCTTTCTTTCACAATATAAATGCCAATGCCCTTAGGACAATGAAG GCTATGTTTCCTGAGAGCTCTCTTGACAAGCTTTTGAATCTTGTGGAGAGGAACCATCAACTGGCTTGTGATCTAGAGGCTGAGGGCTGTGGCAAGCTCAACCACATTCATCACTTTCTTTCAGCCCCGCCCCGTGTTTTTATGACAG TTCTAGGTTGGCAAAATACATGTGAGAGTGTTGACGACATAACTGCAACTTTGGCAGCCCTGAGCACCAAGATAGATATCAGTGTCCTTTATCGTGGTTTAAGTCCTAAAAGCACCCATAACTTGGTTTCAGTG GTTTGCTACTATGGCCAGCATTATCATTGCTTTGCTTATAGTCATGACCACGGCCATTGGATTATGTATGATGACCAGACTGTTAAA GTAATTGGTGGATGGGCTGATGTTCTTACTATGTGTGAGAGAGGACATCTCCAGCCTCAGGTTCTCTTCTTTGAAGCTGTAAACTAG
- the LOC131635677 gene encoding uncharacterized protein LOC131635677 isoform X1 has protein sequence MGHKKRNSAPRSKNSPAASPVSQSPIGGAAAKGSTSPDSDATNVFDQNLSNPSKNELVLFQSEGSDFSAIKVECERALTTFRRGNHNRAMKLMKELCLKEEGSPYSAFVYRIHGFICFKVASIITDCSAKQRHLKHAVESARRAVELSPNSIEYAHFHATVILEAATEGKDYEDVVHECERGLAIENPNDPAKETLQDESEQKVSSLEDRILHVQAELRQLIQKSNIASLSSWMKNLGNGEDRFRLIPIRRATEDPMEVRLVQARRPNEIKKVTKTPEERRKEIEVRVAAARLLQQKSEAPQSPNEGERDDRALDLSSGSSQRTGERRRHMRKNGSTAERRKWVLSYWDSVSMDVKKDCLRIKISDIISHFGSSKETLPKDVLSEALFYAEANKTWKFWVCGICAEIFSNPEGHRQHVMQAHLQTLSPKMQRVLPQHVDNEWLEMILNFSWKPLDVSAAVKMIDYKANLKSSSIPEDYLAQGYNDCFKDSTISYHGKESLGYSFGNCTTERSKYYKIADSNAREGIADQQFMANPVTDCWPVSDDKERAKLLEKIHGVFEILIRHKCIAASHLHKVIQFSMGEIQGLAAGSELLKHDVDQTPMCICFLGASQLKKILQFLQEMSHACGLGRYADKSSSPKNDLHDIIQSPEIREKIVLNGDASCLLLDESLLTQFTPGTAQESVFEDMVTPSSPDGISDSSGAFLSWLYSSRSIGDQLSTWIRTKEDKICQGQEMVRTLDKEFYQLHSLCQKKCDRLAYEEALQTIEDLCLEEGKKRGNVGEFVQRSYESVLKRRREEIAESENEMAYTGNRFEMECISNVLQEAEAMNVNNQYCCDETYPGATSQICDLESGENDEWRMKDCLHQMDGCVEIAIQKLKEHASIEISKVDAEIIRCVSEVQQLELKLGHVSANDYRAILVPLVKVYLKALLEDLAEKYAREKSDAAGEAFLAELALDSKKIGKGGNESTRHVEKTKDKKKNKDHRKTRDLKATSGSIHPSLQPTTLDCSSDLVSPDSDFQDHEVISMDDADLEHHEEEFRRKIELEEEEKKLEETLELQRRIENEAKQKHLAEQQKKLSGTCVEEVSDKLQGCQLKPVVDGSDVQEYGRLPMQEQLGKENGSPNNLDVVTATNGSMAPTKYLADSAPPKISLLHKQADILNGTVPEKGLPLPDRRAAKKHKRSKNSSKMVDGKLEYISLEENENIEDKHTDYHMREQAKFHNSQDAKHLLENNGVKVMKELQVEDEEEERFQADLKMAVRQSLDTYQAHGNLPFVSSLRMPQRSSSQVDRSGLAPLEDSAKDVNGASLLGTGLMNEVGEYNCFLNVIIQSLWHLSRFRVEFLGKPVSEHAHVGNPCVVCALYEIFTALDLASKDSRREAVAPTSLRIALSNLYPESNFFQEAQMNDASEVLGVIFDCLHQSFTRGSDVSNAESVESNCTGSWDCAADSCIVHSHFGMNIFEQMNCYHCGLESRRLKYTSFFHNINANALRTMKAMFPESSLDKLLNLVERNHQLACDLEAEGCGKLNHIHHFLSAPPRVFMTVLGWQNTCESVDDITATLAALSTKIDISVLYRGLSPKSTHNLVSVVCYYGQHYHCFAYSHDHGHWIMYDDQTVKVIGGWADVLTMCERGHLQPQVLFFEAVN, from the exons ATGGGACACAAAAAGCGAAACTCCGCGCCTCGTTCCAAGAATTCGCCGGCGGCTTCTCCGGTGTCTCAATCTCCCATCGGCGGAGCCGCCGCTAAAGGTTCCACTTCACCCGACTCCGATGCCACCAACGTTTTCGATCAGAATCTTTCTAACCCTAGCAAGAACGAATTGGTTCTTTTTCAATCTGAGGGTTCTGATTTCTCTGCGATTAAGGTAGAATGTGAGCGAGCCCTAACCACGTTTCGTCGTGGGAATCACAATAGGGCGATGAAGCTCATGAAGGAGTTGTGCTTGAAGGAGGAGGGTTCGCCTTACTCCGCTTTCGTTTATCGAATTCATGGATTTATATGTTTCAAGGTGGCTTCGATTATTACTGATTGTAGCGCTAAGCAGCGGCATTTGAAGCATGCTGTTGAATCGGCTAGGAGAGCTGTTGAGCTTTCGCCGAATTCGATTGAGTATGCACATTTCCATGCCACTGTGATATTGGAAGCAGCGACTGAGGGGAAGGATTATGAGGATGTGGTGCACGAGTGTGAGAGAGGGCTTGCTATTGAAAACCCAAATGATCCTGCTAAGGAGACGTTGCAGGATGAGAGCGAGCAGAAGGTGTCTAGTTTGGAAGACCGTATATTACATGTGCAGGCTGAGTTGAGGCAGCTGATTCAGAAGTCTAACATAGCTTCGCTGTCGTCTTGGATGAAAAATCTGGGTAATGGGGAAGACAGGTTTCGGTTGATTCCTATAAGGAGGGCTACGGAGGACCCTATGGAGGTTAGGTTAGTTCAGGCTAGAAGGCCAAATGAGATTAAGAAGGTTACCAAGACGCCCGaggaaagaagaaaagagattgaaGTTAGGGTAGCTGCTGCAAGACTGTTGCAGCAGAAGTCAGAGGCACCGCAGTCTCCGAATGAAGGAGAAAGGGATGACAGGGCATTGGATTTGTCTTCAGGGTCTAGTCAGAGGACAGGTGAGAGGCGTAGGCATATGAGAAAAAATGGCTCTACAGCCGAAAGGAGAAAGTGGGTGCTATCTTATTGGGATTCAGTGAGTATGGATGTGAAGAAGGACTGCCTTAGGATTAAAATATCTGATATCATCTCCCACTTTGGCTCTTCAAAGGAGACTCTGCCAAAAGATGTTTTATCAGAAGCTCTGTTTTATGCCGAAGCCAATAAAACATGGAAATTTTGGGTTTGTGGCATTTGTGCTGAGATCTTTTCCAATCCGGAAGGTCATAGGCAGCATGTTATGCAGGCACACCTTCAGACTCTCTCTCCAAAAATGCAGAGAGTTTTGCCTCAACATGTTGACAATGAATGGCTTGAGATGATTCTTAATTTTTCCTGGAAGCCTTTGGATGTCTCAGCTGCAGTTAAAATGATTGACTATAAAGCAAATCTCAAAAGTTCATCTATTCCAGAGGATTATCTTGCTCAGGGCTACAATGACTGTTTTAAAGATTCAACCATCTCATACCATGGAAAGGAAAGTTTAGGATACAGTTTTGGTAATTGTACAACAGAAAGAAGCAAGTATTATAAAATTGCTGATAGTAATGCCAGAGAAGGCATTGCAGACCAACAGTTTATGGCAAATCCTGTTACTGATTGTTGGCCAGTATCTGATGACAAGGAGCGTGCAAAACTTCTAGAGAAAATCCATGGAGTATTTGAAATACTTATTAGACACAAATGTATTGCTGCTAGTCATCTTCACAAGGTCATACAATTTAGTATGGGTGAGATCCAAGGTCTTGCTGCTGGTTCTGAACTTCTAAAACATGATGTAGACCAAACACCAATGTGCATATGCTTTCTGGGAGCTTCACAACTTAAGAAAATTCTCCAATTTCTGCAGGAAATGTCTCATGCTTGTGGGTTGGGTAGATATGCTGATAAAAGTAGTAGTCCCAAGAATGATTTGCATGATATCATCCAGAGTCCCGAGATCAGAGAGAAAATTGTTCTCAATGGAGATGCATCATGCCTTCTCCTGGATGAGTCTCTACTTACACAATTCACTCCTGGTACAGCCCAGGAGTCTGTTTTTGAGGACATGGTCACCCCAAGTTCTCCTGATGGAATTTCAGACAGTAGTGGTGCTTTTCTGTCCTGGTTATATTCAAGTCGGTCTATTGGGGATCAATTGTCTACATGGATTCGGACCAAAGAAGATAAAATATGCCAAGGACAAGAAATGGTCCGGACACTTGACAAGGAGTTTTATCAATTACATAGTTTGTGTCAAAAGAAGTGTGACCGTTTAGCCTATGAGGAAGCACTACAGACAATTGAGGATCTTTGTCTTGAAGAAGGTAAGAAGAGGGGGAATGTGGGTGAATTTGTGCAGCGAAGCTATGAGTCTGTCTTAAAACGGCGGAGGGAAGAGATTGCTGAGAGTGAAAATGAAATGGCGTATACTGGAAATAGGTTTGAGATGGAATGTATATCAAATGTTTTGCAAGAAGCAGAAGCGATGaatgttaataatcaatattgcTGTGATGAAACTTATCCTGGCGCGACTTCTCAGATATGTGACTTAGAATCCGGTGAAAATGATGAATGGAGAATGAAGGACTGTTTGCATCAAATGGATGGTTGTGTAGAAATTGCTATTCAGAAACTTAAAGAGCACGCATCTATAGAG ATTAGCAAAGTTGACGCTGAAATAATAAGATGTGTTTCAGAGGTGCAGCAATTGGAACTCAAGCTTGGACATGTTTCTGCCAATGATTATCGAGCAATACTTGTGCCGCTGGTGAAGGTGTACCTAAAG GCACTTTTGGAAGATTTGGCTGAGAAATATGCTAGGGAGAAATCTGACGCAGCAGGTGAAGCATTTTTGGCTGAACTTGCTCTTGATTCCAAGAAGATTGGCAAAGGGGGAAATGAGAGCACTAGACATGTGGAGAAGAcaaaggataagaagaaaaataaagatcACAGAAAAACAAGAGATTTGAAG gCCACAAGTGGTTCTATCCATCCCTCGCTTCAGCCTACTACTCTAGA TTGCAGTTCTGATCTAGTATCACCTGATAGTGACTTTCAAGATCATGAGGTTATTTCCATGGATGATGCTGATTTGGAACACCACGAAGAGGAATTTAGACGTAAAATTGAACTTGAAGAGGAGGAAAAAAAGCTTGAAGAAACCTTGGAGCTTCAACGGAGGATTGAAAACGAGGCCAAACAGAAGCACCTTGCTGAGCAACAGAAGAAATTATCAGGTACATGTGTAGAGGAAGTGTCTGACAAACTTCAAGGTTGTCAATTGAAGCCTGTTGTCGACGGCTCAGATGTGCAAGAATATGGAAGACTACCTATGCAG GAACAGTTGGGAAAGGAGAATGGGAGCCCAAACAATCTGGACGTCGTTACCGCAACAAATGGTTCCATGGCGCCAACTAAATATTTGGCTGATTCAGCTCCCCCCAAAATTAGTCTTTTGCATAAACAAG CAGATATACTCAATGGAACTGTTCCAGAGAAGGGTCTACCTTTGCCTGATAGGCGTGCAGCAAAAAAACATAAGCGGAGTAAGAATTCGTCTAAAATGGTTGATGGAAAGTTGGAGTACATTTCATTGGAGGAAAATGAGAATATTGAGGATAAACATACTGACTATCACATGAGAGAGCAGGCTAAGTTTCATAACAGTCAAGATGCCAAACATT TGTTGGAAAACAATGGAGTAAAGGTGATGAAAGAATTGCAAGTAGAAGATGAGGAGGAGGAAAGATTCCAAGCTGATCTTAAAATGGCTGTTCGCCAAAGCCTAG ACACATATCAAGCACATGGAAATTTGCCTTTTGTTTCAAGTTTGAGGATGCCACAGAGATCTTCCTCACAGGTAGACCGTTCAGGTCTTGCACCTTTGGAAGATTCAGCTAAAGACGTGAATGGAGCTAGTTTACTTGGTACAGGACTGATGAATGAAGTGGGGGAATATAATTGTTTCCTTAATGTTATTATTCAG TCTTTGTGGCATTTAAGCCGCTTTCGGGTGGAATTTCTTGGCAAACCAGTATCAGAGCATGCTCATGTCGGTAATCCCTGTGTTGTCTGTGCCTTGTATGAAATATTTACCGCTCTAGACCTTGCTTCAAAGGATTCAAGGAGGGAAGCAGTTGCACCTACTTCCCTGCGGATAGCTCTAAGCAACCTATATCCAGAGAGTAACTTCTTCCAGGAG GCTCAGATGAATGATGCTTCCGAGGTACTGGGAGTAATATTTGACTGCCTTCATCAATCATTTACCCGTGGTTCAGATGTTTCTAATGCAGAATCAGTGGAAAGTAACTGCACAGGGTCTTGGGATTGTGCAGCTGATAGTTGTATAGTACATTCGCATTTTGGAATGAACATTTTTGAACAGATGAACTGCTACCATTGTGGTCTTGAGTCCAGACGTTTGAAGTATACTTCTTTCTTTCACAATATAAATGCCAATGCCCTTAGGACAATGAAG GCTATGTTTCCTGAGAGCTCTCTTGACAAGCTTTTGAATCTTGTGGAGAGGAACCATCAACTGGCTTGTGATCTAGAGGCTGAGGGCTGTGGCAAGCTCAACCACATTCATCACTTTCTTTCAGCCCCGCCCCGTGTTTTTATGACAG TTCTAGGTTGGCAAAATACATGTGAGAGTGTTGACGACATAACTGCAACTTTGGCAGCCCTGAGCACCAAGATAGATATCAGTGTCCTTTATCGTGGTTTAAGTCCTAAAAGCACCCATAACTTGGTTTCAGTG GTTTGCTACTATGGCCAGCATTATCATTGCTTTGCTTATAGTCATGACCACGGCCATTGGATTATGTATGATGACCAGACTGTTAAA GTAATTGGTGGATGGGCTGATGTTCTTACTATGTGTGAGAGAGGACATCTCCAGCCTCAGGTTCTCTTCTTTGAAGCTGTAAACTAG